The Paenibacillus wynnii DNA window TGCAGTTATGAAGTTTTTGAAATCCACCGACAAAAGCGCTGATGAGAAAGGAGACTAACTGTGGCTAAAGAAGACGTTATTGAGGTAGAAGGAACCGTTCTTGAACCGTTGCCAAATGCAACCTTTAAGGTTGAATTGGAGAATGGTCATCAAATTCTTGCTCATGTATCCGGCAAGCTTCGGATGCACTTTATCCGTATTTTGACTGGAGACAAAGTAGTCGTACAGTTATCGCCTTATGATTTATCAAAAGGTCGTATAACTTACCGTAAATAGATGGGAAGCACAAAGAAAGTTGTTGCTTCACCTAAGCATAGGCTTTCGAACCCAGTTTTACTTACGTAAAACTTATAGGAGGTAATTAACATGAAGGTAAGACCTTCTGTAAAGCCCATTTGCGAGAAATGTAAAGTAATTCGCCGCAAAGGGACTGTTATGGTGATTTGCGAAAATCCGAAACATAAACAAAAACAAGGATAAGAAGGGGGTGTAGCGTAAAATGGCTCGTATAGCTGGAGTGGACTTACCACGTGATAAACGCGTTGAGATCGCCTTGACTTATATTTTCGGAATCGGTAAAACGACTTCCCAGAAAATTCTTAACGAAACAGGCATTAGCGCTAATACACGTGTCCGTGATTTGACGGAAGATGAAGTCAGCAAACTGCGTGAAACGATCGACAAAACAGCCAAGGTAGAAGGCGACTTGCGTCGTGAAATTTCCTTGAATATTAAACGTCTTATCGAGATCGGTTGCTACCGCGGTGTTCGTCACCGTCGTGGATTACCTGTTCGCGGTCAACGTACCAAAACGAATGCCCGTACCCGTAAGGGCCCGCGTCGTACGGTAGCTAACAAGAAAAAATAATAGGGGGGGATAAGAGACAATGGCTAAACCGAAAAAAGTCGTACGTACAAAACGTCGCGACCGTAAAAATATCGAATCCGGCGTGGCACACATTCGTTCCACGTTCAACAATACCATCGTTACCATCACGGATCCTCACGGAAATGCAATTTCCTGGGCTAGCTCCGGCGGCCAAGGATTTAAAGGTTCCCGTAAGTCCACTCCATTTGCAGCGCAAATGGCAGCTGAATCAGCAGCTAAAGCAGCTATGGAACACGGCATGAAATCCGTTGAAGTTATGGTTAAAGGACCGGGCGCGGGCCGCGAGGCAGCCATCCGTTCACTTCAAGCCGCAGGCCTAGAAGTTAACCTTATCAAAGACGTTACTCCGGTTCCTCACAATGGTTGCCGTCCACCGAAACGTCGCCGCGTATAGTTAAATCAGCAATGAGATGTGTGGTATATTTCCGGCACTAACTGCTAATAATGGGTGTTTAGGCATACTACATGATCCACCTGATGGGGTGACAGTTTCATATAGGAGCGACGTTTGAAGGAGGGGTACACTCGTGATAGAAATCGAAAAGCCGAAGATTGAGACCGTAG harbors:
- the infA gene encoding translation initiation factor IF-1, whose amino-acid sequence is MAKEDVIEVEGTVLEPLPNATFKVELENGHQILAHVSGKLRMHFIRILTGDKVVVQLSPYDLSKGRITYRK
- the rpmJ gene encoding 50S ribosomal protein L36 yields the protein MKVRPSVKPICEKCKVIRRKGTVMVICENPKHKQKQG
- the rpsM gene encoding 30S ribosomal protein S13, translating into MARIAGVDLPRDKRVEIALTYIFGIGKTTSQKILNETGISANTRVRDLTEDEVSKLRETIDKTAKVEGDLRREISLNIKRLIEIGCYRGVRHRRGLPVRGQRTKTNARTRKGPRRTVANKKK
- the rpsK gene encoding 30S ribosomal protein S11, encoding MAKPKKVVRTKRRDRKNIESGVAHIRSTFNNTIVTITDPHGNAISWASSGGQGFKGSRKSTPFAAQMAAESAAKAAMEHGMKSVEVMVKGPGAGREAAIRSLQAAGLEVNLIKDVTPVPHNGCRPPKRRRV